TCCCGGAAATAGAGGACTTGCTGCGCCCGTTCGGCGCCCGGCCGCACTGGGGCAAGCTGTTCACCCCTGCCAGTCACGACTGGGAATCCCTGTATCCCCGGTTCGCCGCCTTCCGTTCCCTGGCGTCGGCCTATGACCCGGACGGGAAGTTCCGCAACGGCCTGCTGGACAGCATCCTGGGTGTTCCTGCCGCGAGCGCCCGCTAGCAGCCCCAGTCCCCTGGTGCCCGCCGATCAGCGGGTCAGCCGATCAGCGCCAGCACCGCGCCGGCGCTTACTATGCCGCCGGCCTCTGCCCGGATCCCGGTCAGCGTGCCGCCGCGGTGGGCGGCGACCTGGGTTTCCATTTTCATCGCTTCAAGAACGACGACGGCGTCCCCCGCCGCTACCTCGGCGCCCGGCGGAACCAGCCATTTCACCACCGTTCCGGCCATGTCAGCACGCAACTCACCAGGGTCAGCAGCGTCCGGGACGGCTCCGCCGCCGGGCGTTGCATCCAGGTCCACATCGGCAGGAACGGCACGCCCGGACCGGGCCCAGCCATCCAGCAGCGCGGCGGGAAGCCCGACGGCGAGCCGCCGGCCGTCCAGATCAACGGTGATGGTGCGCCGCTCGCCATCCGGAGCTGACGTGCCGAACCCCGGGTCCGCCAGGACCTGGCCGGCGAAATCGGTCTCGATCCAGCGGGTATGGACGCCGAGCGCGGTTTCCGACGTGAAGTCCGGCGCCTGAACCACGGCCCGGTGGAACGGGAGGACGGTGGCCACTCCGGTGATCTCCATTTCAGCCAGGGCGCGCCGGGCCCGGCGCAGCGCCTGCTGGCGGTCGGCGCCGGTGACGATCAGCTTCGCCAGCAGCGAATCAAACTGCGGTGCGACGAAGGACCCCGCCCGGACGCCCGAGTCGAGGCGGACGCCGGGGCCGGTGGGCCCGTGGAATGTGGCAATGGTGCCCGGTGACGGCAGGAAGCCTCGGCCCACGTCCTCGGCGTTGAGCCGAAACTCGAAGGAATGGCCGCTCGGTACAGGATCTGCCGTGAAGCGCAACGGTTCACCGGCAGCTATCCTCAGCTGCTCCTGCACCAGGTCGATTCCGGTGGTCTCCTCAGTAATCGGATGCTCCACCTGCAGGCGCGTGTTCACTTCCAGGAACGCCACGGTGCCGTCCGCCGCCACCAGGAACTCCACGGTGCCCGCCCCCGAATAGGAGGCTTCCCGGCACACCGCCTTGGCGGCCGCGTAGATCTGCCGGGTCTGCTGATCGCTGAGGAACGGTGCAGGAGCCTCCTCCACCAGCTTTTGATGGCGGCGCTGCAGGGAGCAGTCGCGGGTTCCCACCACCACCACATTCCCGTGCTGGTCCGCCAGGACCTGGGCCTCCACGTGCCGGGGACGGTCCAGGTAGCGCTCCACGAAGCATTCACCGCGGCCGAAGGCCGCCACAGCTTCCCGGACCGCGGAGTCGAAGGACTCCTCGATCTGGTCCAGCTCCCGGACCACCTTGAGGCCGCGGCCGCCGCCGCCGAATGCGGCTTTGATAGCAATCGGCAGACCGTGCTCTTCAGCAAAAGTGCGGGCTTCGGCGGCGGAGGCCACCGGGCCGTCACTGCCCGCCACGAGCGGCGCCCCAGCCCGGACAGCGATCTCCCGGGCGGTGATTTTGTTGCCCAGTTGCCGGATGGCTTCAGGCTTAGGGCCGATCCAGGTCAGGCCGGCGTCCAGGACGGCCTGAGCAAACCCTGCGTTCTCGGACAGGAAGCCATAGCCGGGATGAACGGCGTCGGCCCCGGACTCAACCGCGACCCGCAGCAGTTTGGCGATGTCGAGGTACGTTTCAGACGGCGAGTTGCCGCGGAGGCTGTATGCCTCGCTGGCTGCCGCCACGTGCATGGCGTCCGCGTCAACATCCGCATATACCGCGACGGATTCCAGCCCTGCGTCATCACAGGCACGGGCGATACGGACGGCGATTTCTCCGCGGTTGGCGATCAGGACCTTGCGCATCAGTTACTCACTTTTCTGGGGAGGATTGTCGGGAAGGTGGGAAGGCATCCGGCGGCCGGGACACGCACCGGAACCGGAGGTGCCCGCCGATGGGGACCTGGGCTGCGATACCCAGCTGGTGCTCCACCACCACCCCGATCACGGGGTAGCCGCCGGTAATCGGATGATCGGCAAGGAACAGTACTGGCTGGCCTTCCGGCGGGATCTGGATGGCACCCGCCACCGTTCCCTCGCTGGGAAGCTCGCCGTCGCGGCTTCGGCGGATCGGCTCACCCGACAGGCGCATGCCCACCCGGTTGGAGCGCGGGGTCACCTCCCAGTCCTGGCCGCAAAGGGCTGCCAGGGCGGCCGGGTCGAACCAGTCGTCGCGCGGGCCGGGCACGATGTCCAGCACGGTGACGCCGGTGTCCGGGTACTCGGGCTGCAGTTCCGGATCCCCCACCACGTTCGAGGCGGCGGTCCTGCCGGCGGCGAGTACCTGGCCGGCCGTCAGGGGTGGCGGGCCGAGGCCGGACATTGTGTCGGTGGAGCGGCTGCCGAGTGTGCTGCCCGTATCCACCCCGCCGCGGATGGCAAGGTAGGTGCGGAACCCGCGTTCAGGAGCCCCAATCGTCAGGATCTCACCATCCAGCAGGGCAAACGCGGTAGCCATGGGCACAGTGCGCAGGCTGTCGTTTTCTGAAGCAGTGCCGTCATTCTCCGGGGGCCCCACCACACTCAGTGGCGACGGCGCGCCGGTCACTGCCAGCACCTGGTCCCCCACGGCCTGCACGCGCAGCCCGCCGGCGGCACTTTCGACGACGGCGGCAGCCGGCAGGTTGCCCACGATCCGGTTCGCGCGCCTCAGGGAGGCGCGGTCAAGGGCGCCGGAGGGGGAGACTCCAAGTCCTGCATGGCCGGGGCGGCCCAGATCCTGGACCAGGCTCTGAAGTCCCGGGGACAGGACCCGGAGGCCGGACTGCGGCTGCGGCTCCTGCTGCGGGTGTTGCTCCGGCTGCGGCTGCGGCTGCGGACCGAGTTCAGGCATGTCGGGCTCGGCGGCCGGATGCTCTGTCGCGGCAAGCTCAACGGACTCCCGCACGGCCCTGAACTGCACTCGGTCCCCCGGCACGGCAAGGGCAGGCTGCTCCCGGTCCAGGTCCCACATGCGCGCAGCCGTCCGGCCGATCAACTGCCAGCCGCCTGGAGACTTCCGCGGGTACACCGCCGAGTAAGGGCCTGCAAGGGCCACTGCTCCGGCGGGAACTGCGGTCCGGGGCGAGCTTCGGCGCGGAACCTCGAGCAGCCGGTTCTCCCCTGCCATGTAGCCGAATCCCGGTGCGAAGCCGGCGAACGCCACCGTCCACACCTGCCCGGTATGGGCTGCTATTACGCCGTCAGTTCCCAAGCCGGTGAGCCGCCCCACTTCGTCGAGGTCCTCGCCGTCGTACACGGTCTCGATGACTACCAGCTTGCCTTCCGTGTGGGCCTGGACTGTCAGGTCCATCTCGAGCAGCATGCCGGCGATCCGCCGGGCCGCGGCGGGCGAGTCCGCCTTGACCATCACCGTTTCAGCGGCGGCCAGGACGTCCACCTGTCCGGGCAGCGGCTGCTCCAGCAGGAGTGCCTGCAGCGCCATCACATCGTGGAGCCCGGAGAGTTCGGCGAGTACCGCCGTCGTACCCACGGGCCGCACGGCAAGCACTTTGGCCGGCGCGGCGGGTGCGCGAACTGTGTCCATGGTGATCAGGCCGCGCCGCTCAGGCGTGGCTCTCCTGGCCGGTGGCTTCGCCGAGCAGGCGCAGGTCCTCTTCCGGCTGCGGGTCGCGGCCAAGGGCCAGCCCGATGATGGTCACCAGTGAGGCCGCCAGCAGGTAGACAGCTATCAGGTACCAGTTCCCGGACGCCGCGTACAGGGCGGTGAAGATCAGTGGCGCAACTGCACCGCCGATCACCCCTGCGAGGGTGTAGGCCAGCGAGCTGCCGGCGTAGCGAAGCCGGGCCGGGAACTGTTCGGTGATGTAGGCGGCCTGGGGCCCGTACATCAGGGCGTGGAATGCCAGTCCGATCACCACGCCTGCTGTCAGGACCACCTCAGACCTGCTTTGGATCATGATGAAGAACACAGGTATCCAGATAGCGGTTCCGGCGGCCGCGATGCCGTAGACCAGGCGGCGGTTGAAGCGGTCGGTGAGGGCGCCGGCGGCCGGGATCAGGAACAGCTGGAAGGCGGAACCGATCAGGATGGCGGCCAGCACGTTGCCGGTGGTCATGCCCAGTTGCTTGGTGGCGTACACCGCGACAAACACCGTGAACAGGGCGTAGAGCACGTCGGGGCAGACGCGGGACAGGGCAGCGGAAATCAGGGCCCGGGGTTCCTTGCGGAACACTTCGGTAATCGGCGCTTTCGGCCGGTCGCCGTGGGCGGCGATGGCCTTGAAGACCGGGGTTTCCTCCAGCTTGAGCCGGATGAGCAGGCCAAAGACCACCAGCAAAGCCGAGGAGAGGAACGCCACCCGCCAGCCCCAGGACAGGAAGGCCTCGTTGCTCAGGGATGCGGCCAGGATGGCGAGGACGCCGTTGGCCATCAGATTGCCTGCGGGCGGGCCGATCTGGGCGGCCGAGGACCAGAAGCCGCGCTTGGTCGGATCACCGAATTCGCTGGAAAGCAGCACCGCGCCGCCCCATTCACCGCCGACGCCGATGCCCTGGGCCAGGCGCAGCAGCACCAGGACAACAGGGGCGGCGATGCCGATGACCGAGTAGTCGGGCAGCGCACCGATCAGGAAGGTCGCCACGCCGATAAGCATCAGCGTGACCACCAGGACCTTTTTGCGTCCGATCCTGTCACCGAGGCGGCCGAACACCACCCCGCCGATGGGGCGGGCCAGGTAACCGACGGCGAAGGCCGAGAACGAAAGCAGAAGCCCGACGAATTCGTCATTGTTGGGGAAGAAGACCTTGGGGAACACCAGTGCCGAGGCGACGGAGTAGATAGCGAAGTCGTAGTACTCAAGGGACGTGCCGGTCAGGCTGGCGATGTACGCCTTGAGGGCACCGGCAGGCAGCTTCCTTGCTGTTGCCGGTGCTGGGGATGAAGCGGTCATGCTGTCCTCCGGGAGGGGTGAGGTGGTGCCTGGATGGGAGAGTCAATGCGGATGGAACGGGGCAGGGCAGGATTTTGGCGGGTCAGACGAAAGCGGAGACGGTGACTCCGGCCCCCGCCAGGGCGGCCTTCGCGGCGGTAGCCATGGCCACCGCTCCAGGGGAATCACCATGGACGCAGATGCTTTCCGCCTGGATCTTCAGGAGGGAGCCGTCGACGGCGCGGACGGACGATTCTGTGGCCATCCTCAGCACCTGTTCAGCAACGTCGGCCGGGTTTTCTAACACGGCCCCGGGCTGTGACCGGGACACCAGGGTCCCGTCCGGGTTGTAGGCCCGGTCCGCGAAGGCTTCTGGAACAGCCCGTAGTCCGGCGGCTGCCGCAAGGCGAAGCACCTCCGAGCCCGGCAGGCCAAGGATGGGAAGGCCCGGATCCACCGCCCTGACGGCGTCAACTACCGCCTGGGCCTGCCCCGTGTGGTGCACTATCGCGTTGTAGAGTCCGCCATGCGGTTTCACATACCGGACCCGGGCGCCCTCTGCTGCCGCCAGTGCCTGGAGCGCACCCAGCTGGTAAACGACGTCGTCGGCCAGTTCAACGGGGGCAACGTCCAGGAAGCGGCGGCCAAAGCCCGCCAGGTCCCGGTAGCCCACGTGGGCGCCGACGGCGACGTTGGCTGCAGCGGCGTCACGGCATGTCCTGCGGATCACGCCGGGATCGCCGGCGTGGAAGCCGCAGGCCACGTTGGCGCTGCTGACGGACCGGAGAATGGCCGCGTCGTCGCCGAGGGTCCAGCGTCCGAAGGATTCGCCGACGTCGCTGTTCAGGTCGATGCTTGCCATTTGTGATCCTCATCTCATTGATGTGCCTTACTAAGCATGCACCAAAAATTGCGATTGTTCAACGATTCTGCGATTCAACAATGTGACGATCGTGTAAATTCTGCAGTATGGCCCGTTCAGACGCAGATATCCGCCCTCCCCGTTCCCTTCCGGAGAGCGAAGTACAACACAGCGGTCCAGGGCTTGCTGAAAGCGGTTTGGCGGGGCGGGCCCGGGCCGGGCGATTGCGGGTGGCGGTTCCGTCCGTGGCAGAGCGGGTCGCCGTTGAGCTCCGCCTGCAACTGGCGGAGGGCAGGTTGCTGCCGGGCACACGCCTGACCGAATCCACCATCGCGGAGGATCTCGGGGTGTCCCGCAACACGGTCCGCGAGGCCTTTGCCGAACTGGCCAGCGAGCGGCTGGTTGTCCGGCACCCGAACAGAGGTGTCTTCGTGGCCAGCCTCGGCGCCGGTGACATTCACGATGTCTACACCGTTCGCCGCGCCATCGAAGTCAGTGCCATCCGCGGCGGGGGGACTCCGGAACGCATTGAAGCCGTCCGGGCCGCCGTAAATGAAGGCAAACGTGCTTTGGCAGCCGGCGACGAGGAGGCTCTTGGCACGGCCAACCAGCATTTCCACGGCGCCATTGTGGCCCTGGCCGGCAGCAGGCGGCTCAACAGCATCATGGCCCAGGTCCTTGCCGAAATGCGCCTGTTTTTCCACAAGGCCACTGTGGACGGGCAGTTCTACCGGCACTACCTCCAGGACAACGAGGTCATCTGCCAGGCCCTGGAAGCAGGAGACCTGGACCGCGCCGCCCGGCTCCTGCTGGAGTACCTGGACCGCTCCGAGGACAACCTGGCTGCCGTCCACGGCGAAACGGATGACTCATAACTGAACCGTTAGGCTGGAAGGATGAACCGACGTCTTGCCGTCCTGTCCGCAGTCCCCCTCATGCTCCTGCTGGCCGCCTGTGGTTCTGTCCAGGATTCTACTGAAAAGGTGCCGGATGACGCCGCGTCCAAAGCGGCCAGGTCGGCCGCAGATCAAGTGAAGAGCCAGGTGTGCACCATCGTCCAGGACGGGGTGGTCAGCGTTGAAGAAAAGGCGCTGCTCGGCGGACTGGTATCCGCGTCTAAAACGGCCGGTGTCCCTTCCGAAATTGCGACGCCGCTGGGCCAGATTGCCGCATCACCCGACCAGGTGCCAGCCGAATCCGTGACGGCGCTGCAGCAGGCCTGCTCGCCGTAGGGACCCGTAGCGGCTGCGGATTTCCGGGCGATTTACTCCATCTTCAAGGGGCCTGGTTCTACGTTCCGCTAGTCCAGGCTCCGGAGGTTTGTGGCCCGCCGTCCCAAGTGCCGGAACGCCCGGCGTTGGCTTATTTCTGTTACTTTGACGTCCTCCGGCTGGGCTGACGGAAAGGCCGAGACGAACTTGGCGAGCTCCTCACAAAGGACTTTCCAGCTGATGTCCGGATCGTTCGGATAGGCATTCGCCTCGGCTTGGCGTGCCGCCTCAAGTGCCGCCTCGCCGGCCGGAGTGAGTTCCACCTTGAACTGCCGTCGATCTGAAGCGTGGCGTCTGCGGGTGATGTGCCCTGTGCTTTCCAGCCGCGTCAGGACCCTGCCGAGCGTCTGGCTCTGAACGTGCACCACGGAAGCGAGCTGCTCCTGGTTCAACGGCCCCGCGGCGAGTCCCTCCAGGGCAATCACCGCTGCCCGGGTCAATCCCAGGGGAGCCAGGGCGTCATCCTGCCGCCGCTGCACCATGCGCGCCGCTACCGTCAGCAAGCGGTAGCTGTTCCGGGCATCTGGATCAACACTGCTGCTCATCGGCCGCGGCCTTCCTGTGGATGGCGGGATCAGGGCACCTTCACCCCTCCATGCGTCGCTAACCTCTACCATAAGCATGCTTAGCAACCGCTTTGCAAGTATGCTTACTAATCTGCCTTGCTGATCCTCGTAGCGGCGCTTCCTGCCAGGCCCAATCGGATCCTGATGCTAGCGCTTGCCCTTTTTCCGCGAGCCCTTGCCCCGGCCCTTGTCCGGATTGGGCGCGTAGCGCTGAGCCACCTTGGGCTTCTTGACGCCGGTCCCCCGCCGGTCCGGTTTGGGTTCCTTCTTGGGCTTCTCTTGCTGGGCCGAGGGCTGGCGGGAGCTCTGGGCCGTGCGCCCGCGCACAATCCCGATGAACTCCTCAAGAATTTCGTCGGTGGAACCGCTCGGCCAGGCCAAGGCGATTTCAGTGACGGGCGCTCCTGTGAGCCGACGGGCCACGGTGTCCTTGACGTTGAAGTGCCGTGCCACAGACATCGGCAGGATAACCAGGCCGGCACCCGAGGCTACTACCTGCATCGCACTCTCGGGCCCGCCCAGCACGGCGACGTCCAGGAATGTCTCCTCGGCCAGGTCGGCCAACGCCACTTCTTCAAACACCGAGATCTCGTGCCCTTTGGGCGCCACCACCACAGGCTGCTCCTCGTACAGCGGGATCACGTTGAGGCCTTCACGCTCCACCGGAAGCCGGACAAAGCTGAGGTCAGCGGAACCGTCACGCAGCACGTCCAGCTGGGCGCCGTCGTCGGACATAAATGACCGGAGCGGGATATCCAGGACGCGCTCTTCCCATCGGCGGATCCACTTCCCCGGCGTCACCCCGGCGACGTAGGAGAACCGGAGCACGCGGGGCGCATCCTGCCCTGCGGGTTCTGCGGGGGCGGGTTTCTGCGGGGAATCATTGTCTGCGGGCACGTCTTCACAGTACCGCCACCGCCGCAGCGGTAGCCTTGCCCCTGCTGCTCTGGTGCTGCTCTGGTGCCCTGCGAGCAGTGAGCCGGATACCCTTGAAGCATGACCTCTGCAAACTCCCAGTCCATGAAGCCGGCCACTGTTGCCAAGAAACTTGGCATCTACCTGCCCGCTACACCGCAGGAGTTCCAGGATTCAACCATCAGCCGCGAGGATTTCGCCGAACTGCAGGCCAACCCGCCGGAGTGGCTCGTTGAACTCCGCCGCAACGGGCCGCACCCGCGCCCCGTCGTGGCCCAGAAGCTGAATGTTTCCATCAGCGGCCTGGCCCGCGGGGGTGTCGAGGAAGCGCTGACGACGGCGGAAATCACCGCGCTGCTGCAGGCTCCCCCGGCCTGGCTGGTCGCCGAGCGCTCCACCCACGCTGCCGTCCGGGCCGAGGCCCAGCGCGTTAAGGACGAGGCGGCCAAGAATGCAGCCAAGAAAGCCCGCGCCTCGGCGAAGTAGAGCCGAGGGCACGGCAGGCAGGACCCTTCATCAGTCCTGGTGCAGCTGCACGAAGTTGCCGCAGCCGTCGTCGAACACGGCCGTGATCCCGGACGGGCCGTCGCTGGGTCCGCCCTGAAAGGCCACGCCGGCGTCAACAAGCCTGCGGTACTCAGCCTGCACATCCGGCACGCCGAAGACGATGGCCGGCATCCCGGCGTCGTGCAGTCCGTTCATGTAGTCCGCCCCGAGCGGGTTGTCGCTCGGCTCCAGGAGCAGCCCCACTGAACCTGCATCCGCGCCCGGATCCTTGATGATGTACAGGTTGTATTCGGGCACGGCCAGCAACGTTTCAAAGCCGAGAGTACCCGTATAGAACGTGTGGGCCGCCGCTGGATCCTGGACGTGGATGCTGCACATTTTGAGTCTCATGGTCCTACGCTACGCGGCCCTCCAGTGCCGGGACAGCACCCATTGACCGGCGGGCCCGCAGGGGTTGCAATGGAAGGAGCGGCCCCGGTTCCAGGGGCCGAAACTGATGCTTGGAGGTGCCGTGGTGGCAGCCCTGACAGAAGCCGTGGGCCTGGGAGCCTGGACAATGTTGTTCTGGGCTCCTCTCCTGGTATTCGCGGTAGCCGGCACGGTGTTTGCCGTCCGGCTGCACACCGCAGGCAATGCCGTGCCAGCATCGGCTCCCCCGCAGGCAGCGGAACCGGGGCTCAGCGGAGTTGGCAGCACAAGAAAGATCCCCGATCGCTCCGACACCTTGTTCTGGGACCTGTTCATGGGCTCTGCAGTGGCCCTCCCGGCCCTCCTTATCCCCACCGTGATGTCGCCGTGGGCAGGTGCCGTGCTCGCCACACTGGGCGGAGCGGCCGGCCTCACCGCCTACCGCTACAGCCCACGGGTGCTGGCCCACCAGGAGCTCCGCCGGCAACGGCGTCAGGCACAGCCGGCGTATAAGGCAGCGGAGGCCCTGCACCAGGCCCTCCTTGCCCGCTGGCGCAGCTACGAACTCGATCCGGGCTGCAGCATCGATTATCCGGCTATCACCGATGTCCGGATGCCCGAAACGTCGGCCCTTATCAGGGCCATGCGGGAAGCGGAGCGGCTGCAGTCCGTGCCGCACGAGGGCTACGTGCCCGCCGTGGCGCGGCTTGAGGTTTCGCTCGCAGCGGCGGAGAGGGCGGCCGGAATGCCCTCCAGCCGACGTTAAGTGCTGTGTCGCCGCCGTTGGAGCGAGGTGGTTGGGCGGCGGTAGCATCCGAGGATGGAGCTCAAAGAAACGGATGTTCGTGACCAGTTCGGCAGGCTGCTGGCGGACCGGGAGGTCTGGCGGCAGGCCGTGACGCTGGAGGCTGCCGGCGAGCTGACGGCACGCTGGCTGGAAGGCGGCAGCGAATACCAGGCCGCAACCTTCACGGCCAGGTATGACGAGGAAACCGACGCCATCGCGCCGCTGCTGGTGCAGCTGAACAGGAACGGGCTGTTCACCAAGGAATCCCAGCCCGGCCTGCCATACAGCGGCAGTGCCCAGCGCCAGTATGTGACCGGCTTCTGCAGTGCAGATGTGGCAGCGCAGCTTCTGGCCATGTCCACCCGGTCCGACCTGGTTACGGTGGCGCATGGTCCGGGGGAGGCCAGCACCGCTGCCATCCCCGTCACGCTCGATGGAGCCGAGGTTGTCACCGTGCTTGGCTCCAGCGAGACCCCTATA
Above is a window of Arthrobacter pascens DNA encoding:
- a CDS encoding acetyl/propionyl/methylcrotonyl-CoA carboxylase subunit alpha, with product MRKVLIANRGEIAVRIARACDDAGLESVAVYADVDADAMHVAAASEAYSLRGNSPSETYLDIAKLLRVAVESGADAVHPGYGFLSENAGFAQAVLDAGLTWIGPKPEAIRQLGNKITAREIAVRAGAPLVAGSDGPVASAAEARTFAEEHGLPIAIKAAFGGGGRGLKVVRELDQIEESFDSAVREAVAAFGRGECFVERYLDRPRHVEAQVLADQHGNVVVVGTRDCSLQRRHQKLVEEAPAPFLSDQQTRQIYAAAKAVCREASYSGAGTVEFLVAADGTVAFLEVNTRLQVEHPITEETTGIDLVQEQLRIAAGEPLRFTADPVPSGHSFEFRLNAEDVGRGFLPSPGTIATFHGPTGPGVRLDSGVRAGSFVAPQFDSLLAKLIVTGADRQQALRRARRALAEMEITGVATVLPFHRAVVQAPDFTSETALGVHTRWIETDFAGQVLADPGFGTSAPDGERRTITVDLDGRRLAVGLPAALLDGWARSGRAVPADVDLDATPGGGAVPDAADPGELRADMAGTVVKWLVPPGAEVAAGDAVVVLEAMKMETQVAAHRGGTLTGIRAEAGGIVSAGAVLALIG
- a CDS encoding carboxyltransferase domain-containing protein, whose protein sequence is MDTVRAPAAPAKVLAVRPVGTTAVLAELSGLHDVMALQALLLEQPLPGQVDVLAAAETVMVKADSPAAARRIAGMLLEMDLTVQAHTEGKLVVIETVYDGEDLDEVGRLTGLGTDGVIAAHTGQVWTVAFAGFAPGFGYMAGENRLLEVPRRSSPRTAVPAGAVALAGPYSAVYPRKSPGGWQLIGRTAARMWDLDREQPALAVPGDRVQFRAVRESVELAATEHPAAEPDMPELGPQPQPQPEQHPQQEPQPQSGLRVLSPGLQSLVQDLGRPGHAGLGVSPSGALDRASLRRANRIVGNLPAAAVVESAAGGLRVQAVGDQVLAVTGAPSPLSVVGPPENDGTASENDSLRTVPMATAFALLDGEILTIGAPERGFRTYLAIRGGVDTGSTLGSRSTDTMSGLGPPPLTAGQVLAAGRTAASNVVGDPELQPEYPDTGVTVLDIVPGPRDDWFDPAALAALCGQDWEVTPRSNRVGMRLSGEPIRRSRDGELPSEGTVAGAIQIPPEGQPVLFLADHPITGGYPVIGVVVEHQLGIAAQVPIGGHLRFRCVSRPPDAFPPSRQSSPEK
- a CDS encoding MFS transporter, with protein sequence MTASSPAPATARKLPAGALKAYIASLTGTSLEYYDFAIYSVASALVFPKVFFPNNDEFVGLLLSFSAFAVGYLARPIGGVVFGRLGDRIGRKKVLVVTLMLIGVATFLIGALPDYSVIGIAAPVVLVLLRLAQGIGVGGEWGGAVLLSSEFGDPTKRGFWSSAAQIGPPAGNLMANGVLAILAASLSNEAFLSWGWRVAFLSSALLVVFGLLIRLKLEETPVFKAIAAHGDRPKAPITEVFRKEPRALISAALSRVCPDVLYALFTVFVAVYATKQLGMTTGNVLAAILIGSAFQLFLIPAAGALTDRFNRRLVYGIAAAGTAIWIPVFFIMIQSRSEVVLTAGVVIGLAFHALMYGPQAAYITEQFPARLRYAGSSLAYTLAGVIGGAVAPLIFTALYAASGNWYLIAVYLLAASLVTIIGLALGRDPQPEEDLRLLGEATGQESHA
- a CDS encoding LamB/YcsF family protein produces the protein MASIDLNSDVGESFGRWTLGDDAAILRSVSSANVACGFHAGDPGVIRRTCRDAAAANVAVGAHVGYRDLAGFGRRFLDVAPVELADDVVYQLGALQALAAAEGARVRYVKPHGGLYNAIVHHTGQAQAVVDAVRAVDPGLPILGLPGSEVLRLAAAAGLRAVPEAFADRAYNPDGTLVSRSQPGAVLENPADVAEQVLRMATESSVRAVDGSLLKIQAESICVHGDSPGAVAMATAAKAALAGAGVTVSAFV
- a CDS encoding GntR family transcriptional regulator, whose protein sequence is MARSDADIRPPRSLPESEVQHSGPGLAESGLAGRARAGRLRVAVPSVAERVAVELRLQLAEGRLLPGTRLTESTIAEDLGVSRNTVREAFAELASERLVVRHPNRGVFVASLGAGDIHDVYTVRRAIEVSAIRGGGTPERIEAVRAAVNEGKRALAAGDEEALGTANQHFHGAIVALAGSRRLNSIMAQVLAEMRLFFHKATVDGQFYRHYLQDNEVICQALEAGDLDRAARLLLEYLDRSEDNLAAVHGETDDS
- a CDS encoding MarR family winged helix-turn-helix transcriptional regulator, whose translation is MSSSVDPDARNSYRLLTVAARMVQRRQDDALAPLGLTRAAVIALEGLAAGPLNQEQLASVVHVQSQTLGRVLTRLESTGHITRRRHASDRRQFKVELTPAGEAALEAARQAEANAYPNDPDISWKVLCEELAKFVSAFPSAQPEDVKVTEISQRRAFRHLGRRATNLRSLD
- a CDS encoding LysR substrate-binding domain-containing protein, which gives rise to MLRFSYVAGVTPGKWIRRWEERVLDIPLRSFMSDDGAQLDVLRDGSADLSFVRLPVEREGLNVIPLYEEQPVVVAPKGHEISVFEEVALADLAEETFLDVAVLGGPESAMQVVASGAGLVILPMSVARHFNVKDTVARRLTGAPVTEIALAWPSGSTDEILEEFIGIVRGRTAQSSRQPSAQQEKPKKEPKPDRRGTGVKKPKVAQRYAPNPDKGRGKGSRKKGKR
- a CDS encoding DUF5997 family protein, which gives rise to MTSANSQSMKPATVAKKLGIYLPATPQEFQDSTISREDFAELQANPPEWLVELRRNGPHPRPVVAQKLNVSISGLARGGVEEALTTAEITALLQAPPAWLVAERSTHAAVRAEAQRVKDEAAKNAAKKARASAK
- a CDS encoding VOC family protein; protein product: MRLKMCSIHVQDPAAAHTFYTGTLGFETLLAVPEYNLYIIKDPGADAGSVGLLLEPSDNPLGADYMNGLHDAGMPAIVFGVPDVQAEYRRLVDAGVAFQGGPSDGPSGITAVFDDGCGNFVQLHQD
- a CDS encoding DUF6919 domain-containing protein; the protein is MELKETDVRDQFGRLLADREVWRQAVTLEAAGELTARWLEGGSEYQAATFTARYDEETDAIAPLLVQLNRNGLFTKESQPGLPYSGSAQRQYVTGFCSADVAAQLLAMSTRSDLVTVAHGPGEASTAAIPVTLDGAEVVTVLGSSETPITSDQVQDWAEETNETLALLLADSWYVEIFDPAWGRNDVLLPAVLAALTPGE